In the genome of Larus michahellis chromosome 26, bLarMic1.1, whole genome shotgun sequence, the window GGGGGTGCCCAGGAGCACCCGGGGCCACCCAGGACCCGTCGCACCTGGCTGCCCCCGAGCACCCTtgggtgctgcccccccacctcgtcccttgtgtcccccccccctcccctagACGGTGCTCTCCAGCATCCAGTGGGTGCTGCCGAAGGAGGGGCGCAGGGTGGGGGTCCCCTCGGGCAGGTCGAGGCGCGGCAGGGAGCCGTGGCGCCGAGTCCGTGCGCGCCGGGGGTAACTGTGGCTGGGGAAGAGCCCCCGCGCCCCCAGCCCGCCGGCACCCATGGGCGCGGGGGGCGGGAGAGCcgggggggccggcggcagcggcggcggcggcggctccggttCGGGGGTTCTGTGGGTGCCGTTGGTCTGGGAGCAGACGCTGGcgacggcggcgggggggcgtcGAGCGGCGGCCGCCGCCTTGTAGCGGGcggtgaggatgaggatgaagacGAGGACGGAGGCGGCGATGGCGGCGCCGATGACGATGATGACGGTCCCCCCCAAGAAGtggggccgggggagggcggcGCAGGCCGGGGCCTCCCCGGGGGTGGCGAAGCGGACGCAGCCCAGGGCGCGGGGGGTGGGCAGCGCCGCGGCCCCCTCGGCGTAGAGCGCCGAGACGCAGAGGTCGTACTGGCGTCCCGCCGCCAGGTCCCGCAGCACGAAGCTCCGGCTGGAGgggggcagcagcctgggggggcACCGACaggtcggggggggggcaggagggagagacaCGGCGGCACCGGCGGGCACCGGCATGGCCGGGCGGTGCCGCGACGCCAGGCGATGGCAGACAGCACCATGCGATGCCACGTGGCGCCATGCGATGCCGCACGGCGCCGTGAGGTGCCACGCGGCCTCATCCGatgcgcccccccgcccccacgcCACGCCGTGCCATACAATGCCGCGTAGTGCCATGCCACGCGACGCCATGCCATGGAATGCCACGtggtgctgtgccatgccaggcGGTGCCATCGTGCGATGCCACGCGGCGCTGGGAGGTGCCACATGGCCTCGCGCGATGCCACGTGGTGCCGCACCGGGCCATACGACGCCATGCGATGCCGCGCTGTGCCACGCCGCGTGGTGCCATGCGATGCCGTGTGGCCTCGTGCGATGCCACATGGTGCCGCGCGGTGCCATGCCACGTGGCGTCGGGCGATGCCACCTGACACCGGGTGATGGCAGATGGCACTAAGCGATGCCACACGGTCCCGTAAGGTGCCACGTGGCCTCGTGCGATGCCACgtggtgccgtgccgtgccacatGGCACCAAGCGATGCCACACGGTGCCGTGTGGTGCCACGCGGCCTCATGTGACGCCACGTGGTGCCGCGCCACACCGCATGTCATCACGCAATGCCACGTGGCACCAAGCAATGCCACGCGGTGccgcgccgtgccgtgccacgcGGCGCCCTGTGGTGCCAGACGGCGCTGTATGATGCCGTGTGGCACCAAGCGACGCCACGCGGTGCCGTGCCGCGTGGCACCGTGCAATGCCACCCTGTGCCGTGCAacatccctgtgcccccccggcaccccccgttCCCACGTGGCGCAACGCGGGGAAACGCCCCCAAACCCCGCAGCCTGcactccccaaaaccccccaaaaccccccaaaaggccccagcgccccccagcccccgcggGCACCCACCTGTAGACGAGGGAGTCGTCGAGGGAGCTGTTGTACTGGATCTGGAACATGCGGATGCCGGGGAGGTGGCGCTGGGGCAGCCAGCGGATCCGCGCCGAGGAGCCCGTCAGCTCGGCCGCCACCACGCGCCGCTCGCCCGCCGTGGCCCGCGACTCGTTGCCGCCGGCCCGCGCCATGTCGGAAGGACCCGGCCCGGCttctccctccccgtccccgtcgCCGCGGGGGACGGGCAAAGGCAAGACGGCCACTTGCACCCGGGCGGCCGCCTCGCCGGCGGCGTTGGAGGCCACGCAGGTGAAGGCGCCGTGGTCGCCCAAGGTGGCCACCCGCAGCTCCAAGGAGCCGTCGGCGCCCACGGCGCGGCGCGAGCCGTTCTGCACCAGCCTCCCGTCGGGGCCCAGCCAGTGCAGCGCCGGCGGCGGGTCGCCGGCGGCGGCGCAACCCAAGCGTAAAGGTTGCCCTTCCAAGACGGCGGCGGGGTCGGCGGCCGCCCCAGCGATGGCCGGCGCCCGGCACGCCAATTCCTCCTCCGGCACGGCCCAGAGCAGGCGCCCGGCCAGCGGCGGGGGCGAGGCGCAGCTCTCCAGGCGGCCGGGCCGCGCTAGCCGCCGTAGCCACAGCAGCTCGCAGTTGCAATGCAAAGGGTTGCCCCCGGCCGCCAAACTGGGACCTGGCGGCCCCGGCACCGGCGGTAACGCCCGCAAGCGGTTGGCCGTCAAGTCTAACCGCGCCAACCGGGGCAAGCGGGCCACCGCCCCGGCGggcacccgctccagcaggttGTGGTCCAGAGTGAGGGTGGCCAAACTGGCCATGCCGGCCACCGCCTCCCACGGCAGGGCCGGTAAGTTGTTGTGGGAGAGGTCCAAATCCTCCACCGTGGCGGCGAAGGCGGCGAAGGCGGCCGGCTCGATGGCGGCCAGCTGGTTGTTGGCTAGGATGAGGTGACGGAGGCTGGCCAAGCCCCGCAGCTGGGCCCCGCTGAGGGCGGGCAAGCGGTTGCCGTCCAGGTGGAGGGCGCGGAGGGCCCGCAGGTCGGCGAAGGCGCCGGGGGCCAAGCGGCGCAGCCCGTTGCGGGAGAGGGTGAGGTGCACCAGGCTGCTCATGTTGGCGAAGTCGCTGCGCCCCACGGCCCCGATGAAGTTGTCGGCCAAGCGCAGCTCCACGGCGGCGCGGTccagggtggggggcacggccAGCAGCCCCGTGCGGGCGCACAGCAGGGTGGGGTTGGGGGCGGCCGCCGGGCAGAGGCAGCGGGGGGGGCAGCGGTGGGACCCCGCCACCGCCCCCAGCATCACCAGGGGCACCAGCAGCTTCGCCATCCtccgccggccccggcggcgcctGCGGGGACAcggagttgggggggggacggggggacacggggtcagggcgaggggtgggagaggggatggggggcgggagcgggcccgggggggggggcagggggcgagAGCGGGCCCAAAGGGGACAGGATTGGGCCCaaagggggaggcagggggcagGAGCGGGCCCAAagggggcaggatcgggcccaaAAGGGGGAACAGGGTCAGGATCGGGCCCGGGGGGGGCAGGATCAGGGCcaagaggggggacagggggcaggatcgggcccaaggggggggggcagggggcaggagcGGGCCCAAAGTGGGCAGGATCGGGCCcaagggggggggcagggggcaggatTGGGCCCAAGGCGGGCAGGATCGGGCCCAAAGGGGGGACCCCACCCGATCCCCTGGGATCTGCGACATCCCGTGTGATCCCGTGTGATCCCGTGTGCCCGGCGTGTTCCCGTGTGATTCCGTGAGTCCCGTGAGATCCCCCGTGATCCCGTGTAGCCCCGTGGGATCCCGTGAGATCCCGCGGGATCCTGTGTGCCCTGCATGTTCCTGTGGGATCCCGTGGGATCCCATGAGATCCCGTGTGCCCGGCGTGTTCCCGCGTGACCCCGTGTCTCCTGTGGGATCCCATGGGATCCCGTGTGCCCGGTGTGCTCCCGTGTGTCCCATATGATCCCATGTGATCCTGTGAGATCCCGTGTGATCCCGCGTGCCCGGCGTGTTGCTGTGTGTCCCGTGTGATCCCGTGAGATCCTGTGAGATCCCATGTGATCCCGTGTGCCCGGCCTGTTGCTGTGTGTCCCGTGTGATCCCGTGTGATCCCGTGAGATCCCGTGAGATCCCATGTGATCCCGTGTGCCCGGCCTGTTGCTGTGTGTCCCGTGTGATCCCGTGTGATCCCGTGAGATCCCGTGAGATCCCGCATGCCCGGTGTGTTGCTCTGTGTCCCATGTGATCCCGTGAGATCCCGTGAGATCCCGTGTGATCCCGTGTGCCTGGCGTGTTGCTGTGTGTCCCGTGTGATCCCGTGTGATCCCGTGTGATCCCGTGTGCCCGGCGTGTTCCCGCGTGCCCCCGTGTCTCCCGTGGGATCCCGTGGGATCCCGTGAGATCCCGTTACCTCCTCTCAGGGCTCCATCTCGGTCCCGTCCGGGCGTCGCCGCGgggcctgtggggacaggggatgggccAGTACAGACCAATAcccaccagtacagaccagtacggaccagtacggaccaatATGGACCACTGTGGACCCAAACCCACCCCTACGgtccagtacggaccagtacagaCCAATACccaccagtacggaccagtacagaCCAATGCCCACAAGTacagaccagtacggaccagtacggaccagtatggaccCGTACccaccagtatggaccagtacggaccagtacccACCAGCATGGACCCATCAGTACCCACCAGTAcccaccagtacagaccagtatggaccagtatagACCAATACCCAtcagtacggaccagtacggaccagtacccACCAGCATGGACCCATCAGTACCCACCAGTAcccaccagtacagaccagtatggaccagtatagACCAATACCCATcagtacggaccagtatgggccagtatggaccagtaccCGCCAGTACCCACCAGTATGGACCCATCAGTACCCACCAGTATccaccagtacagcccagtatggATCCATACccaccagtatggaccagtacggaccagtacggagCAGTATGGACCCATAcccaccagtacagaccagtacggaccagtacagGCCACTACCTGCCAGTACCCACCAGTGCAGACCAGTAcccaccagtacagaccagtatggaccagtatgaACCCGTAcccaccagtacagaccagtacggaccagtacccACCAGCATGTACCCACCAGTACCCACCAGTACAGACCACTATGGACCTGTACCCACTAGTacagaccagtacagaccagtaccCACCAGTACGGACCCATCAGTACCCACCAGTACCTGCCAGTATgtaccagtatggaccagtacaACTGCATGGCCCAGTATGACCCAGTATGGCTCAGCACAGCCCGGTACGGCTCCATCTaccccagtatggcccagtacagACCAGCAGAGCCCAGTACAggccagtacagcccagtatagcTTGGTATGGCCCGGTACAGCCCAGTATGGCCCAGAacagcccagtatagcccagtatgGCCCAGAACAGCCCAGTACAACGCAGTAGGACCCAGTATGGTACAAAGCGGATCAGTatggcccagcacagcccagtataGACCATTACATCCCAGTAAGACCCAGCGTATCCCAGTATGGCCTAGAACAGCCCAGTAAGGCCCAGCACGGACCAGTATGGTCCAGCACAACCCAGTAAGAACCAGCATATCCCAGTGtggcccagcacagcccagtacaAACCAACATAGCCCAGAACAGCCCAGCATGgcccagtacagaccagtatgggACTGCATGGCCCAGTATAGCTGAGTACAGGACTGCACAGCCCAGTACagacccagtacagcccagtatggGACAGCTCAGCCCAGTTTGGCCCAGTACAGGACTACAcagcccagtatggcccagtacagACCCAGTGCAtaccagtacagcccagtatggGACTGCACagcccagtacagaccagtacggGACAGCTCAGCCCAGTACagacccagtacagcccagtatggGACAGCTCAGCCCAGTTTGGCCCAGTACAGGACTGCAcagcccagtatggcccagtacagACCCAGTGCataccagtacagaccagtacagGACTGCCCAGCCCAGTACAGACCCAGTGCAtaccagtacagcccagtacagaaCTGCCCAGCCCAGTGTGGCCCAGTACAGCCCCAGTACAGCCCTGTACAGGACTGCACAGCCCAGTGTGGCCCAGTAtgtcccagtacagcccagtacaggaCTGCAcagcccagtatggcccagtacagACGCAGTGCAtaccagtacagcccagtacaggaCTGCCCAGCCCAGTACAGACCCAGTGCAtaccagtacagcccagtacaggaCTGCCCAGCCCAGTACAGACCCAGTGCATACCACTACAGCCCAGTACAGGACTGCAcagcccagtatggcccagtacagccccagtacagcccagtatggCCCTCTACAGCCCAGCACAACccagggaccacccccccccggtgcctcccccagcccctggtgcCCCCCCGTCCTCCGGTGCCCCCCCCTCCGGTGCCCCCCCTCCCATAACCCCCCCCGGTGAAGCCCCCGGTacctggggggggctcagcccacGGATGCTCCCATGGCGGCTCCGAGccgggaaaagggggggggggagcaccgagaaaaaagggggggggaaccGGGCCCGGTCAGGCCTCGCCCCCCCGGGGGGCCAtgggcggggatggggggggggcagggggagcggggccgggggggacaccgggCCCGGTTGTAGCGGGGTTGGGGAGGGgcgatgggatggggggggggatgccggtaccggggagggggggaaccgggatgccgggggggggggggggtgggtaccGGGATGCTGGGGGGTACCGGGATGCCAGAGGTGGGGTAccgggatgctgggggggggggggcgtacCGGGATGATGGAGGGGGGCACCGGGGTGCCGGGGGTtagcggggtgctgggggggtacCGGGATGCCGGAAGGGGGGGTACCgggatgctgggggcggggggacaccggGATGTCGGGGCTGGGTAGCGGGATGCCGGGGGGGCAGGACCGGGATGCCGGGGGTTACCGGGACGCCGAGGGGGGGTTACCGGGacggcggggcggcagcggggtgtcggggggggcggatggcggcggggcggccccggggcggtgccggtgccggtgccggtgcagccccggtcccgccggcacaggccgccgccgccgccgctcggaGCCGCAGagccgccggggcggggccggggcggggccggggggcggggccacggACGGACCCACGGACGGACCCACGGACggaccctccctccctccctccgtccgtCCGTCGGTCCGTCCgtcctcccctccatccccccgtcCGTCCCTCCGTCTGACCCCCCCTCGGTCCGTCCCTCCCTCCGTCCGTCtggtcccccccagccctccgcccccccgccccgtccgtCCCTCCCTCTGTCTGTCCGTCCTTCCCCGCCTCCATCTCTCTGTCCCTCTACCCccgtctgtccgtctgtccttccctccgtccatccctctgtccgttctgtctgtccccccccgccccgccctcaGCCCTCCACccctccgtccgtccgtccgtccgtccgtccatcccttccctccatccctcttgTCCCTCCGTCTGTCCCCCCCCAGTCCTCGGCCCTCCCTCCCCGTCTGTCCGTCCCTCTGTCcgtctgtccttccttccttccctccatccctatccctctctgtccatccctccttccctctgtccctctgtccctctgtcccttcgtccatccatccctccgtccctccatccctctgtccatccatccctccgtccctcagtccctctgtccatccatccctccgtccctccatccctccgtccctccatccctctgtccatccatccatccatccctccatccctctgtccatccatccctccgtccctccgtccctctgtccctccatccctctgtccatccatccatccatccctccatccctctgtccatccatccctctgtccctctgtccctccatccctccatccctccatccctccgtccctccatccctctgtcccttcTTCCCTCCGTCCCTGTCCCACCAGACCCCACACCCGCCGGAGGCCGGGGACATGTTGGCCGGAGCcactggggacagcggggacgggcTGGAGGAGACGAGGcgcgggggacactgggggacactgggggacactgggggacactgggaacaCACTGGAGACgtactggggacaccaggagacCTGGgctggggacgctgggggacactggggacgctgggggacGGGGTCACCGGGGTCGTGCCCCCCGTTTGCAGGGCCCCAGAGTCACGGCCCTGCCCCTacaggccacgccccccgccaCACCCTCGACCACGCCCTCAGACCACGCCTCCCAAAGCCCCGCCCCCAGAGAGGCCCGGCCACCGCCCGGGGGCGTGGCCTAAATGGACAGGGCGTGGTCTGGTGCGTGAGAGGGGCGTGGTCAGTCAGatgggcggggcctgaggggggcggggcctcgggagGGACGtagcgggcggggagggggcgtggccgagGGCAAGGGGCGTGGCCGAGGACAAGGGGCGTGGCCTCCCTGCGCTGCCGCGCGgtccgctccccccacccccacccccccccccgcgctcccatTGGCAGCGCCGCCGTCCAatggggagccggggcggggcggcgggaggcggggtcACGCCCCCCCTTTCCTTCCGCCGGAAGCGTGTCCCCAGCGCCGCCCTCCCATTGGCCGTCACCCCCTTCCGTCACGTCCGTGCGTGCGGCGGAAggggcggggctcggcggcgggcgcaggcgcggcggcgcgCTGACGCACCCGTGCGTGCTGacgttggcgcggcggcgacggCGCCtccgagcgcggcggcggcggcggtgagttgaggggcggccccggccccggctgccgcccccgggaccccccaccctCACACCCGGGACCCTCCCCGGgaccctccccgtgccccccgggCCCGTGCCGCCCCCGGCCGGGCCCTGAccgaccgcccccccccccccccccccaggcccggtaccgggccccggccccgctaGGCCCGAGCCCCTCCTCCCGCTTCCTCCGCCCGCCGAGGGGCGCTGAAGGGCAccgcgccccccccgccacccccgcctTTTCGGCTGCTCCCCCGTCAGCTCTCCCAGGGCGGACGGTGCTACCGGGCCCTTCGGGGGGTCCCGCGTCCTTTCCCGGCGGGGTCCCGTGCGTCCCCGGGGCCCCGGATCTCTTCTCCGGGTGTCGGAAGTGGGGTGGGCACCCCCGTGGGACGCTCGCTAGGGCTGAACCGGTCGCACGGCGGGGGGTCCCCGTCCCTGCCCGGAGGGGTCCTGcaggggtgcccagccccgtggAGGGGTGTCCCTGGTCCCACGGAGAGTCCCCGTCCCCCACGGGAGTCCCCCACGAGAGGATCCCCGTCCCCGTGGGGGAGTCCTCGTCCCCCCGTGGGGGTCCCCACGGAGgatccctgtccccctgggggCGTCCATGTCCCCGTGGGGGTCCCCGCGGAGGGTCCCTGttcccctgggggggtccccgtccccctggGAGGTCCCCACGGAGGGTCTCTGTCCCCCTGTCCTGGTAGGGGGGCCACTGTCCCCCTGGGTGGGTGCCCACAGAGGGTCCCCGTCCCCGTTGGGGGTGTTCCCGGTCCCATGGAGGTTCCCTGTCCCCGTGGGGGGGTTTCCTGTCCCCGTGGGGGGTGTCCCCGGTCCCGCAGAGAGTCCCTGTCCCTGTGGGGGGGTTTCCTGTCCCCGTGGGGGGTGTCCCCGGTCCCACAGAGagtccctgtccccgtgggagGGTCGCCATCCCCCTGGGGGGTCCCCATGGAGGGTGCCTGTCCCTCACACCGCCCCGTTTCCTCTCTCTCCACAGGGATCTCCAGGGCTCTCCCACGGGAACGCAGCCGGGGGGCCCGACCGGAGCCGTCGGGGCCTCGTcgcccccctccttcctccccatcccatgCCCACCCTGGCCCGGGGGGGCACCGACTCCTCAGCCAGCCCCTGCGGGGGCCCCCACCGCGGCCGCCGCATCGCCGCCATGtgaggggggggggcacggccggcCCCGcgtctccccctccccgccgccaccgtgagcccccccctcgcccccggcaCCGCCATGATGTTCCGGGATCAGGTGGGGATCGTGGCGGGGTGGTTCAAGGGCTGGAACGAGTGCGAGCAGACGGTGGCCCTGCTCTCGCTGCTGAAGCGCGTCACCCGCACCCAGGCCCgcttcctccagctctgcctcgAGCACTCGCTGGCCGACTGTGCCGACATCCACCTCCTCGAGGCTGAGGCCAACAGTGCCGGTCAGTCGCCgcccgggggggaagggggggcttcTCAGGGACCGCCGGGGCTCCCTGGCGGGGGGTGGGAGCCTCTGGGGGGCtccctgggtgggtgggtggcctCTGTAGGGCCCCACGAGGCTCTGTGGGTCtccctgggtgggtgggtgggctCTGCGTGGCTCCCTGAGTGGACAAACGAGCTCTCGAGGGACCTGTGGGGTTCCCTGGGTGGGTgagggggctctgtggggctcccTGTGCATGGGGAGGGGCTCTGTAAGGGCTCCCTGGGTGGGTAGGTGGGCTCTGAAGGGCCCcatggggctctgtggggctcccTGGGTGGACAAGTCGGCTCTGTAGGGACCCGCAGATGGgtgggggggctgtgtggggctccCTGGGTGGACAGACAGGCCCCCTTGTGCACCCTTTGGGCTCCCTGAGTGGGTGGGTGGGCTCTGTAAGGTCTCCCTGAGCGgggtggggggctctggggggctctcTGGGTGGACGGGTGGGCTCTGTAGGACTCCCTGGATGGGTAGGTGGGCTCTGTGGGGACCCCTGGGGTTCTCTGGGTGGATGGGTGGGCTCTGTAGGGACCCTGTGGGTCTCCGTGGAGCCCCTGAGGGCTCTCACCACCCCCAGtgcctcatcctgctccccccGGGGGCTCCCCACATGGTCCTGGGTGCCCCCTGGGAGCTTTATGGGGACCCCAAGAGCTCcctgggtgcctggggggggctccccacctcaccccagggCTCTCCTTTTGTCCCTGGGTCCCCCCCTGtgctcctgggggggggtggtgtctccCCGTGTGCTCCAGACAAACTTGGAGGCGGGGGGCTCGTGGGGCTCCcatttttccttggggaaaatTGGGTGATTTCATCCCCGATtttacccgcccccccccccccccgcctccggccaGTTTTGCTCCCCTTatttccatccctggagggggaAGGTTTAGCTCCGTCTCCCCCCCAAACACCCTGACGTGGGACGCAGCCCTTCGTGGTGCCGCTGACACcacgcccgcccccccccccccccccccaacccccgtcATTTTATTCCCCCAGCGGCCATCAGCCAGTGGCCACAGGAGCCGGCGGAGGCGGCGgtggccctgctgctggcccacctgccgctgctgcagccgGGCAACGCGGCGGCCAAGGCCGAGTACATGAAGCGGCTGCAGAAGGTGCTGGCTTACGCCATCGAGAGCAACCGCTGCGTGGAGGAGAGCCGGCAGCTCCTCTCCTACGCCCTCATCCACCCTGCCACCACCCTGGACGACCGCAGCGCCCTGGCCCTCTGGTTGGGCCACTTAGAGGA includes:
- the LRFN1 gene encoding leucine-rich repeat and fibronectin type III domain-containing protein 1 isoform X1 → MLVGTGPYWSILVGTGPYWSVLVRTGLYLWALVCTGPYWWVLVCTGPYWTVGVGLGPQWSILVRTGPYWSVLVGIGLYWPIPCPHRPRGDARTGPRWSPERRRRRGRRRMAKLLVPLVMLGAVAGSHRCPPRCLCPAAAPNPTLLCARTGLLAVPPTLDRAAVELRLADNFIGAVGRSDFANMSSLVHLTLSRNGLRRLAPGAFADLRALRALHLDGNRLPALSGAQLRGLASLRHLILANNQLAAIEPAAFAAFAATVEDLDLSHNNLPALPWEAVAGMASLATLTLDHNLLERVPAGAVARLPRLARLDLTANRLRALPPVPGPPGPSLAAGGNPLHCNCELLWLRRLARPGRLESCASPPPLAGRLLWAVPEEELACRAPAIAGAAADPAAVLEGQPLRLGCAAAGDPPPALHWLGPDGRLVQNGSRRAVGADGSLELRVATLGDHGAFTCVASNAAGEAAARVQVAVLPLPVPRGDGDGEGEAGPGPSDMARAGGNESRATAGERRVVAAELTGSSARIRWLPQRHLPGIRMFQIQYNSSLDDSLVYRLLPPSSRSFVLRDLAAGRQYDLCVSALYAEGAAALPTPRALGCVRFATPGEAPACAALPRPHFLGGTVIIVIGAAIAASVLVFILILTARYKAAAAARRPPAAVASVCSQTNGTHRTPEPEPPPPPLPPAPPALPPPAPMGAGGLGARGLFPSHSYPRRARTRRHGSLPRLDLPEGTPTLRPSFGSTHWMLESTV
- the LRFN1 gene encoding leucine-rich repeat and fibronectin type III domain-containing protein 1 isoform X2, which translates into the protein MAKLLVPLVMLGAVAGSHRCPPRCLCPAAAPNPTLLCARTGLLAVPPTLDRAAVELRLADNFIGAVGRSDFANMSSLVHLTLSRNGLRRLAPGAFADLRALRALHLDGNRLPALSGAQLRGLASLRHLILANNQLAAIEPAAFAAFAATVEDLDLSHNNLPALPWEAVAGMASLATLTLDHNLLERVPAGAVARLPRLARLDLTANRLRALPPVPGPPGPSLAAGGNPLHCNCELLWLRRLARPGRLESCASPPPLAGRLLWAVPEEELACRAPAIAGAAADPAAVLEGQPLRLGCAAAGDPPPALHWLGPDGRLVQNGSRRAVGADGSLELRVATLGDHGAFTCVASNAAGEAAARVQVAVLPLPVPRGDGDGEGEAGPGPSDMARAGGNESRATAGERRVVAAELTGSSARIRWLPQRHLPGIRMFQIQYNSSLDDSLVYRLLPPSSRSFVLRDLAAGRQYDLCVSALYAEGAAALPTPRALGCVRFATPGEAPACAALPRPHFLGGTVIIVIGAAIAASVLVFILILTARYKAAAAARRPPAAVASVCSQTNGTHRTPEPEPPPPPLPPAPPALPPPAPMGAGGLGARGLFPSHSYPRRARTRRHGSLPRLDLPEGTPTLRPSFGSTHWMLESTV